The following proteins come from a genomic window of Ilumatobacter coccineus YM16-304:
- a CDS encoding phospholipase D family protein: protein MFAPNERLLLLDALRPPAGFQIDAAIGMTYTLSLDALLIPPAAWVTQHESDSLAAADPILLADSLRRFAERTIVFHQAGAATPFTVGTEELTSFLDEMVIPVRVPRNSTFHPKVWILRFREPSGGTGIRVLVGSRNLSLGSSWDVLVRLDSTDASEGTASGQPLAGMLRSLPSRSMIAVAEQRQQLIDSIATDLDAASFAAPPGCDTAEIVWLSGQDSLVDRFPPKCDRRLVISPFLGADALRKLPPASGDSFLVSRSASLDDERAKGFDAFTMNTDLSGIESGEDARLGADLHAKVFAFDVGDVASLWLGSANATGAGLAHNDEVLVRLGGSLDTLGVHALLGQSVATEATDDDSDELVLRDMLEPWIGGAADDDDADADSRLFDDTVHNLSSARLSGSAAVADDDGELFAVQLEFARPIDRCGYDISLRWLTRHEPLSNELLDGEPVTTQLHLGDVTRFVVARVSDPTGRLDAIDVVLVGDIDMPQGRQRRALRSLLTDEEKFRRFLRFLLENSREPFVVPDGNEVNTAVPSKRRSRSSRLHDGPILEQLLRLLAQDPAELRHLDAVLADLVADDPDVLPAGFGELWAALQPYIDQEVAS, encoded by the coding sequence ATGTTCGCTCCCAACGAACGGTTGCTGCTGCTCGACGCACTCCGCCCGCCAGCAGGCTTCCAGATCGACGCCGCGATCGGAATGACCTACACCCTCTCGCTCGACGCGCTGCTGATTCCGCCCGCTGCGTGGGTGACCCAACACGAGAGCGACTCCTTGGCAGCAGCCGACCCGATTCTGCTCGCCGATTCGCTTCGCCGATTCGCCGAACGAACGATCGTGTTCCATCAGGCGGGGGCAGCCACGCCATTCACCGTCGGCACCGAAGAACTCACCTCGTTCCTCGATGAAATGGTCATTCCAGTGCGAGTGCCACGGAACTCGACCTTCCATCCGAAGGTGTGGATCCTCCGGTTCCGAGAGCCCAGCGGCGGGACCGGGATCCGCGTTCTCGTGGGCAGTCGAAACCTCTCCCTGGGCTCGTCATGGGACGTGCTCGTTCGCCTCGACTCGACCGATGCCTCCGAGGGCACGGCTTCTGGTCAGCCGTTGGCCGGGATGCTCCGCTCGCTGCCGTCGAGGTCGATGATCGCTGTCGCCGAGCAACGCCAACAGCTCATCGATTCGATCGCCACAGACCTCGACGCCGCATCCTTTGCCGCTCCGCCGGGATGCGACACCGCGGAGATCGTGTGGCTCTCGGGCCAAGACTCGCTCGTCGACCGCTTCCCGCCGAAGTGCGATCGCCGCCTGGTGATCTCGCCGTTCCTCGGGGCCGATGCGCTACGCAAACTACCGCCAGCCTCCGGCGACTCCTTCCTGGTGTCGCGGTCGGCATCGCTCGACGACGAGCGTGCCAAAGGCTTCGACGCCTTCACCATGAACACCGACCTGTCGGGTATCGAATCGGGAGAAGACGCTCGATTGGGAGCCGACCTGCACGCCAAAGTGTTCGCCTTCGATGTTGGCGATGTGGCATCGCTCTGGCTCGGCTCAGCGAACGCGACAGGTGCAGGGCTCGCTCACAATGACGAAGTGCTCGTCAGGCTCGGCGGCTCACTCGACACGCTCGGGGTTCACGCTCTGCTCGGACAATCGGTCGCCACCGAGGCCACCGACGACGACTCCGACGAACTCGTTCTGCGCGACATGCTCGAACCCTGGATCGGGGGAGCGGCCGACGACGATGATGCCGACGCCGACAGCAGGTTGTTCGACGACACGGTGCACAACCTGTCGAGCGCTCGCCTCTCCGGGAGCGCAGCGGTGGCCGACGACGATGGCGAACTCTTCGCCGTGCAACTCGAGTTCGCTCGCCCGATCGACAGGTGCGGGTACGACATCAGCTTGCGATGGCTGACCCGACACGAACCGCTCTCGAACGAACTGCTCGACGGTGAGCCGGTCACCACCCAACTCCACCTTGGTGACGTCACGAGGTTCGTCGTGGCACGCGTCAGTGACCCGACTGGCCGCCTCGACGCGATCGACGTCGTTCTGGTCGGCGACATCGACATGCCCCAGGGGCGCCAGCGGCGAGCGCTTCGGTCGCTGCTCACCGACGAGGAGAAGTTTCGACGGTTCCTCCGCTTCCTCCTGGAGAACTCGCGAGAACCGTTCGTGGTCCCAGATGGCAACGAGGTGAACACCGCAGTGCCCAGCAAGCGCCGGTCGCGCTCATCCCGGCTGCACGACGGGCCGATCCTCGAACAGCTCCTTCGGCT